A window of the Henckelia pumila isolate YLH828 chromosome 3, ASM3356847v2, whole genome shotgun sequence genome harbors these coding sequences:
- the LOC140889655 gene encoding glucan endo-1,3-beta-glucosidase 8-like — MKIKPYWSCSIFTLILGLCVILYNFSPADAFIGVNWGRLSSQRLIPSMVVDLLLQNGIQEVRIFQQSENVLEAFYRSGIKVSVGLSNNVMEDYVNETKVSEWVNDKIIKYEQVLEFRYVTVGRTNPFSPAFQAGKILYDAVQVAGIIQRQLDRRRNGSNIKVTIPQYVDIIRLTNTMKPSEADFRDDIKEKMVEYVTLLKQNQSPFFLTLFPIHYVYNNSLDFDFAFMDNRSTFTVQDINNANYTNVFELLHDACHWCLVKANATEVKIVISSIGWPTDSFPGANATNAERFYRSFLPYIASGRGTPMRPNRKIDVFLNNLSDENRITIQIGAFQRHWGIYKFNGEAKYAIDFSGNGRDNVYPTTGKGVTFMPNRWCVFTGNMDDPGKVEQMRAMACGDSDCSSLDDGGSCSHLTYKQKVSYAFNRYFQTKGQASEAMNEKCDMGGLGKVVSENPSNGTCEFPVEILSAENAVQGATFGAAYGGGERVRERISAISVGILGLINVFWIIV; from the exons ATGAAGATTAAGCCATATTGGAGCTGCTCGATTTTTACATTAATATTGGGGCTGTGTGTGATTTTATACAATTTTTCACCCGCAGACGCATTCATAGGCGTAAACTGGGGAAGATTGAGCTCCCAAAGACTGATCCCTTCCATGGTGGTTGATTTGCTGTTACAGAACGGTATCCAAGAAGTTAGGATATTTCAGCAATCTGAGAATGTTTTGGAGGCTTTCTATCGCAGTGGAATCAAAGTTAGCGTCGGTCTCTCTAACAACGTCATGGAGGATTATGTAAACGAGACCAAAGTAAGCGAGTGGGTTAACGACAAGATTATCAAATATGAACAAGTATTGGAATTTCg GTATGTGACCGTTGGTCGAACCAATCCCTTTTCTCCAGCATTCCAAGCCGGCAAGATTTTATACGATGCAGTGCAAGTAGCTGGGATCATTCAGAGGCAGCTCGACCGACGTCGTAACGGATCGAATATCAAAGTCACCATCCCACAATACGTAGATATCATCCGTCTCACCAACACTATGAAGCCATCGGAAGCCGATTTCCGGGACGATATCAAAGAGAAGATGGTGGAATACGTGACACTCCTCAAACAAAACCAATCCCCTTTCTTCTTGACATTGTTCCCCATCCACTACGTCTACAACAACAGCTTGGATTTCGATTTCGCATTCATGGACAACAGATCCACTTTCACCGTACAAGACATTAACAACGCCAACTACACCAACGTCTTCGAGTTATTACACGACGCTTGCCACTGGTGTTTGGTTAAAGCCAACGCCACCGAAGTAAAGATCGTCATCTCTTCCATCGGATGGCCTACGGATAGTTTCCCGGGAGCCAACGCCACCAACGCGGAACGTTTTTACAGATCATTTCTCCCTTACATCGCCAGCGGGAGAGGCACGCCCATGAGACCCAACCGGAAGATCGACGTGTTCTTGAACAACCTGTCGGATGAAAACCGGATCACCATCCAAATTGGGGCGTTCCAGCGTCACTGGGGGATCTATAAATTCAACGGCGAGGCCAAATACGCCATCGACTTCTCCGGGAACGGAAGGGATAACGTGTATCCCACCACGGGTAAAGGCGTGACGTTCATGCCTAACAGGTGGTGCGTGTTCACTGGAAACATGGATGATCCCGGGAAAGTGGAGCAGATGAGAGCGATGGCGTGCGGTGATTCGGATTGCTCGAGTTTGGACGACGGGGGATCGTGCTCCCATCTGACTTATAAGCAGAAGGTTTCTTACGCATTCAACAGGTACTTCCAGACCAAGGGGCAGGCGTCGGAGGCCATGAATGAAAAATGCGACATGGGCGGGTTGGGGAAGGTGGTGTCGGAGAATCCGTCCAACGGGACGTGCGAGTTTCCGGTGGAGATTTTGTCGGCGGAAAACGCCGTACAAGGAGCGACGTTTGGCGCTGCGTACGGCGGCGGGGAGAGAGTGCGGGAGAGGATATCTGCTATATCTGTAGGGATTTTGGGgttgattaatgtattttggatCATCGTGTAG